Proteins encoded in a region of the Magallana gigas chromosome 8, xbMagGiga1.1, whole genome shotgun sequence genome:
- the LOC105330692 gene encoding probable ATP-dependent RNA helicase DDX56 produces the protein MSEDTLSFHEMGLDDRLLKAISQLGWSEPTPIQEKAIPLALDGKDILARARTGSGKTAAFCIPVIQKILTAKQTSSTEQCVKALVLTPTKELCHQAYKNLMDLTSSCSREVKVLDISPQVPLPTQKPMLMEKPDIIVATPTRALAHIKAGNLDLRQSLELLIIDEADLLFSFGYEDDVRGILSNLPKIYQAFLMSATLSEDVRALKRMVLHNAVILKLEESQLPEASQLTQYHIKCEEQDKFTLVYALMKLNLLRGKSIIFVNEVNRCYKLKLFLEQFAIPACVLNSELPVNSRCHIVNQFNEGLYDIIIASDENLLMDPKTKPLDPEKKKDKKRKKKDKEYGVSRGIDFQNVSNVINFDFPCDVDTYIHRVGRTARGDNQGSALSFVSVKDMDLLVEVEKTLSESGTEEDSVFNPYNFKMDEIDGFRYRAKDAMRMVTKTAIREARLKEIKQEMLASNKLKTYFEDNPRDLQVLRHDKSLHTVKVQKHLKNVPDYLVPQTLRHMRGMSDKPGKSKARRKNMAPKGPTKAEIKYKKRKADPLRSFESAGLVGGGKKKKKS, from the exons ATGTCTGAAGACACGTTGTCTTTTCATGAGATGGGTCTTGATGACAGGCTTCTTAAG GCAATTTCCCAACTAGGTTGGTCAGAGCCAACACCAATTCAGGAGAAAGCTATCCCACTTGCGCTTGATGGGAAAGATATATTGGCACGAGCAAGAACAGGATCAGGCAAGACGGCTGCATTTTGTATCCCAGTCATTCAGAAAATACTAACAGCTAAACAG ACAAGTAGCACAGAGCAATGTGTTAAAGCATTGGTCCTTACCCCTACCAAGGAGTTGTGTCATCAAGCATACAAGAATTTAATG GACCTCACATCAAGCTGTTCCAGAGAAGTGAAAGTCCTTGACATTTCACCCCAGGTGCCCCTTCCCACACAGAA GCCCATGTTGATGGAGAAACCAGACATCATTGTTGCCACACCTACCAGAGCATTGGCCCACATCAAAGCCGGTAACCTTGACCTCAGACAGTCACTGGAGTTGCTGATTATTGACGAGGCTGACCTACTTTTCTCCTTTGGATATGAGGATGATGTCCGAGGAATTCTTAG TAATCTCCCAAAGATATACCAGGCCTTTCTGATGTCGGCCACACTGAGTGAAGATGTCCGAGCGCTGAAGAGAATGGTGCTCCATAATGCT GTGATTTTGAAACTTGAGGAATCACAATTACCTGAGGCATCACAGCTGACCCAGTACCATATAAA GTGTGAAGAACAGGATAAGTTTACATTGGTGTATGCTTTGATGAAGTTAAACCTACTTCGTGGGAAGTCCATCATCTTTGTTAATGAGGTCAATCGTTGTTATAA gTTGAAGTTATTTTTGGAACAGTTTGCAATCCCAGCTTGTGTGTTAAACTCCGAACTCCCAGTCAATTCAAG ATGCCATATAGTTAACCAGTTTAATGAGGGTCTGTATGACATCATCATTGCTTCTGATGAAAATTTACTGATGGatccaaaaacaaaaccatTGGATCCCGAGAAAAAGAAGGACAAAAA ACGAAAGAAGAAAGACAAGGAGTATGGTGTTTCTAGAGGAATAGACTTTCAGAATGTGTCCAATGTAATAAACTTTGACTTCCCTTGTGATGTGGATACATACATACACAGAGTTGGCAG GACAGCCCGTGGGGACAACCAAGGTAGTGCTCTGTCCTTCGTCAGTGTCAAGGACATGGACTTGTTAGTGGAGGTGGAGAAGACGCTCTCAGAATCAGGCA CTGAGGAAGACAGTGTTTTTAATCCATACAACTTCAAAATGGATGAAATAGATGGATTCAGATACAGAGCTAAG GATGCCATGAGGATGGTGACAAAAACAGCAATACGAGAGGCTCGACTGAAGGAGATCAAACAGGAAATGTTGGCCTCCAACAAACTGAAA aCATACTTTGAGGACAATCCACGAGATCTACAGGTCTTGAGACACGACAAAAGTCTTCACACAGTGAAAGTACAGAAACATCTCAAAAATGTCCCCGATTATCTAG TTCCTCAGACTCTTAGACACATGCGAGGTATGTCAGACAAACCTGGCAAATCAAAAGCAAGGCGGAAAAATATGGCACCCAAAGGACCCACAAAGGCGGAAATTAAATACAAG AAGAGGAAAGCAGACCCCCTGAGAAGTTTTGAATCGGCCGGACTGGTGGGAGGGgggaagaagaaaaagaagtcATAG
- the LOC105330684 gene encoding putative pre-mRNA-splicing factor ATP-dependent RNA helicase PRP1 → MSKRRIDVGDSLSQSKRGREDEKEKKDEKSYKSVFEQFGISKPTLQMNPFTGLPYTPKYFELLNKRKMLPVWEYKEKFCEILNNHQILVLVGETGSGKTTQIPQWCLEWVRCRYQKKGVACTQPRRVAAMSVSQRVSEEMDVGLGQEVGYSIRFEDCTSSKTLLKYMTDGMLLREAMSDPLLEAYGVVMLDEAHERTLATDILMGLLKEVAKQRGDLKIIVMSATLDAGKFQNYFDNAPLMTVPGRTHPVEIFYTPEAERDYLEAAIRTVVQIHMCEEGPGDILLFLTGQEEIDEACKRLQREIDNLGPEVGDMKCIPLYSTLPPNLQQRIFEPAPATKANGAVGRKVVVSTNIAETSLTIDGVVFVIDPGFAKQKVYNPRIRVESLLVTAISKASAQQRAGRAGRTKPGKCFRLYTEKAYKQEMQDNTYPEILRSNLGSVVLQLKKLGIDDLVHFDFMDPPAPETLMRALELLNYLAALDDDGELTELGSMMAEFPLDPQLAKMVIASCDHNCSNEILSITAMLSVPQCFVRPTEMKKTADEAKMRFAHIDGDHLTLLNVYHAFKQCQEDPQWCYDNFVNYRSLKSADNVRQQLARIMDRFNLRRSSTDFASRDYYLNIRKALVSGFFMQIAHLERTGHYLTVKDSQVVQLHPSTCLDHKPEWVLYNEFVLTTKNYIRTVTDIKPEWLIKVAPQYYEMSNFPMCEAKRQLERIIAKLESKQYQEGF, encoded by the exons ATGTCGAAAAGACGTATAGACGTCGGTGATTCCCTTTCACAAAGTAAACGTGGACG GGaagatgaaaaagaaaagaaagatgaGAAGTCGTACAAGTCGGTGTTTGAGCAGTTTGGGATCTCCAAGCCGACGTTACAGATGAATCCCTTCACAG GCTTGCCGTACACTCCAAAGTACTTTGAGTTACTGAACAAAAGGAAGATGCTTCCTGTCTGGGAGTACAAAGAGAAGTTCTGTGAGATCCTGAACAATCACCAAATCCTCGTGCTGGTTGGTGAAACAGGCAGTGGAAAAACAACACAG ATTCCTCAGTGGTGTTTGGAGTGGGTGCGGTGTCGGTATCAGAAGAAGGGAGTGGCATGTACCCAGCCCAGGAGGGTGGCCGCTATGTCTGTCTCTCAGCGTGTGTCAGAGGAAATGGACGTGGGTCTCGGACAGGAAGTAGGGTACAGCATTCGATTTGAGGACTGCACTTCGTCCAAGACTCTACTCAA GTACATGACAGATGGTATGTTGCTTCGGGAGGCAATGTCAGACCCTCTATTGGAGGCCTATGGGGTGGTCATGCTGGACGAGGCCCACGAGAGGACACTGGCCACAGACATTCTTATGGGGCTCCTTAAGGAGGTAGCCAAGCAGCGGGGCGATCTCAAAATCATCGTCATGAGTGCCACCCTAGATGCCGGAAAGTTCCAG AATTACTTTGATAATGCCCCTTTGATGACAGTGCCAGGCAGAACACATCCTGTGGAGATCTTCTACACTCCAGAGGCCGAGCGAGACTATCTGGAGGCTGCCATCCGGACCGTGGTCCAGATCCACATGTGTGAGGAGGGACCTGGAGACATTCTGCTCTTCCTCACTGGACAAGAG GAAATTGATGAGGCATGTAAAAGACTACAAAGAGAAATTGATAACCTGGGACCAGAAGTGGGGGACATGAAGTGTATCCCCCTGTACTCTACCCTGCCCCCCAATCTACAACAGCGGATCTTTGAGCCAGCGCCAGCAACCAAGGCTAACGGGGCGGTGGGTAGAAAGGTGGTGGTGTCCACCAACATTGCAGAAACCTCACTGACCATTGATGGAGTTGTGTTCGTGATTGACCCAGGGTTCGCCAAACAAAAA GTATATAACCCCAGGATTCGGGTGGAGTCTCTCCTAGTCACCGCTATCAGTAAGGCCAGTGCTCAGCAGAGAGCGGGGCGTGCCGGACGAACAAAGCCCGGAAAGTGCTTCCGTCTCTACACAGAGAAAGCCTACAAACAGGAAATGCAAGATAACACATACCCCGAAATTCTCCGATCCAATCTGGGATCTGTAGTGCTACAACTGAAGAAGCTAGGAATTGATGATTTAGTGCATTTTGATTTCATGGACCCCCCAG CTCCTGAAACCCTGATGAGAGCTCTTGAGTTGCTGAATTACCTGGCTGCGCTCGACGATGATGGTGAGCTCACTGAGTTGGGCTCAATGATGGCCGAGTTTCCCCTCGACCCTCAGCTGGCCAAAATGGTCATTGCCAGTTGTGATCACAACTGTTCCAATGAGATTTTGTCCATCACCGCCATGTTGTCAG TCCCACAGTGTTTTGTCCGACCCACGGAAATGAAGAAAACGGCAGACGAGGCCAAGATGAGATTTGCCCACATAGACGGCGATCATCTGACCCTGTTGAATGTCTACCATGCCTTTAAGCAAT GCCAGGAAGACCCTCAGTGGTGCTACGACAACTTTGTCAACTACCGGTCACTGAAGAGCGCGGACAATGTGCGACAACAGCTGGCCCGGATCATGGACAGGTTCAACCTCCGCCGCTCCAGCACTGACTTTGCCAGTCGGGACTACTACCTCAACATCAGGAAAGCCCTGGTCTCCGGGTTCTTCATGCAG ATTGCCCACCTGGAGAGGACGGGTCACTATCTGACGGTCAAGGACAGCCAGGTGGTACAGCTCCACCCGTCCACCTGCCTGGACCACAAGCCTGAGTGGGTCCTGTACAACGAGTTTGTACTGACCACCAAGAACTACATCAGGACTGTGACGGACATCAAACCAGAGTG gtTAATCAAGGTAGCTCCtcaatattatgaaatgtcCAACTTCCCAATGTGTGAAGCCAAGCGACAGCTGGAGCGAATTATTGCAAAGTTGGAGAGTAAGCAGTATCAGGAAGGATTTTAA
- the LOC136270834 gene encoding uncharacterized protein produces the protein MAASRPDQDINKWMDALGFEKSICRRRQAKVLAHERVKNAFIDPKVSVIHTGSSAEGFCGEYYSKLSRSDFDVMVSFNKLLYIVDEDKSRADVDTNIPFVARVCHDDVYPGYTKLEPIIEEELALTSGLVVKVDNRLFVSSSAALTTLMPSHRQIVGHLHREEEVDKVQFERHGPASSVTVDSKEEGYAKRDVVCGFRCQFWPKCARKWITRNRKWPTRASVIEASELGCHLVPTGFPGSKTEELEWRYSFVKAERNVMWLFNDCQRKCFALLKILNKEIIARHFNDETLTSYHFKTTLLWVLEEADESDWSERTLLNCVKSCLSKLMTFIKSRHCPHYFIEHANLFDRDIVNEETCGKLSNILDSVLKDPYTALRNCSTFQNFDSDVTVEDFDFLHRCHVGFQWFMMCYRQLDELVTMLGDRFWRVMMDHYNSNKTMAYNIRVLNDLQAMADNPLHELFSRPFVRVNHIFLGMLNHIDVTKMNPIDEEDFEIRNLYIEDAREHFVKGATGNEVIAKLRLANFEFMMKEYDQVEAILKEIVFENSLFGRDKEFARKMAKLEKLFFETISDVFDRQSLAEKTGDIKCKFFTERAYRYGMSQGVSENQEGYVQLRPLVDIEKNFLEFLSKKWLLTDVILLPEELNCVPSPFQLELAALKISSTEKNFLLYHPKIFALTLRCLASLSQKESQDCTNLL, from the coding sequence ATGGCGGCGAGTAGACCCGATCAGGACATAAACAAATGGATGGATGCTCTGGGATTTGAGAAGTCCATCTGTCGTAGGAGACAAGCTAAAGTTCTAGCCCACGAGCGAGTAAAGAATGCCTTCATCGACCCGAAAGTCTCTGTCATCCACACAGGAAGCTCAGCCGAAGGATTTTGTGGTGAATATTACTCGAAACTTTCCCGGTCCGATTTTGACGTCATGGTGTCGTTCAATAAGTTACTGTACATCGTGGATGAAGATAAAAGTCGGGCCGATGTCGACACAAATATCCCGTTTGTGGCCCGAGTTTGTCATGACGACGTATATCCAGGCTATACAAAACTCGAGCCGATTATCGAGGAAGAATTGGCCTTGACATCTGGCCTCGTTGTGAAGGTCGATAATCGACTCTTTGTTTCGAGTTCCGCAGCACTGACGACTCTTATGCCATCACACCGTCAGATAGTCGGACATCTCCACAGAGAGGAAGAGGTGGATAAGGTTCAGTTCGAGCGTCACGGTCCAGCAAGTAGTGTTACGGTCGATAGCAAAGAAGAAGGATACGCAAAACGCGATGTTGTATGCGGCTTCCGGTGTCAATTCTGGCCAAAGTGCGCTCGAAAATGGATAACAAGAAATAGAAAATGGCCGACAAGGGCGTCTGTTATAGAAGCTTCAGAGCTGGGGTGTCATTTGGTTCCGACTGGGTTTCCAGGGAGTAAAACAGAAGAGCTTGAGTGGCGATACTCCTTCGTAAAAGCTGAGAGAAATGTTATGTGGCTTTTCAATGATTGCCAAAGGAAATGTTTTGCGTTACTTAAAATTCTGAACAAAGAAATAATAGCCCGTCATTTTAACGATGAAACCCTTACgtcatatcattttaaaactaCCTTGCTCTGGGTGTTAGAGGAAGCTGATGAGTCTGACTGGTCGGAGAGAACGTTATTAAACTGTGTTAAATCGTGTTTGTCTAAGTTGATGACGTTTATTAAATCACGTCATTGTCCGCATTACTTTATCGAACACGCCAATCTCTTTGACAGAGACATCGTTAACGAGGAAACATGTGGAAAACTGAGTAACATTTTAGATTCTGTCCTGAAAGACCCCTACACCGCATTACGTAACTGTTccacttttcaaaactttgatagTGACGTCACTGTTGAAGATTTTGATTTCCTTCATCGATGTCACGTGGGTTTTCAGTGGTTCATGATGTGTTACCGACAGTTAGACGAACTTGTGACGATGTTAGGAGACCGCTTTTGGAGAGTGATGATGGACCATTACAATTCCAACAAAACAATGGCTTATAACATCCGAGTTCTTAATGATCTTCAAGCAATGGCCGACAACCCGCTTCATGAGTTATTTTCGCGTCCATTTGTTCGAGTTAACCACATCTTTCTGGGAATGTTAAATCATATTGATGTTACTAAAATGAATCCCATTGACGAAGAGGATTTTGAGATCCGAAACCTCTATATTGAAGATGCGAGAGAACACTTTGTAAAAGGCGCTACAGGAAATGAAGTCATCGCAAAACTCCGCCTGGCAAATTTTGAGTTCATGATGAAAGAATATGATCAGGTCGAAgcgattttaaaagaaattgtgtttgAAAACAGTTTATTTGGTAGAGATAAGGAATTTGCAAGAAAAATGGCAAAGttagagaaattattttttgaaactaTATCTGATGTATTTGACAGGCaatcactggcagaaaaaacgGGGGAcataaaatgcaaatttttcaCTGAAAGGGCATATAGATACGGAATGTCACAAGGGGTGTCTGAAAACCAAGAGGGATATGTCCAGCTTAGGCCTTTAGTTGACATTGAAAAAAACTTCCTAGAATTTCTGTCAAAAAAGTGGTTGTTAACAGACGTCATCTTATTACCGGAGGAATTAAATTGTGTACCGTCTCCTTTCCAACTAGAGCTTGCAGCATTAAAAATTTCCTCGACGGAAAAGAATTTTCTCCTCTACCACCCAAAAATTTTCGCTCTTACTTTAAGGTGTTTAGCTAGCTTGTCGCAAAAAGAATCTCAGGACTGCACAAATCTTCTGTGA
- the LOC136270835 gene encoding short-chain collagen C4-like, whose product MVVWILLIVFLTRAIAEKRILLNDPNLVQSQIHALERKMEDVVTKNSDLAAKYNDLFAKYNDLSTKYTDQSLQFTDLSAKYSTLLTKTNAGGIFVRWGRKDCPGNNTELVYSGFAGGSYYRHNGAAAEFVCLPPDPDLTTKYTSSYAYMYGSEYYSNEFGHDGGNDLPCSVCRSTVQSSVLMIPAKSSCYDGWSMQYQGDLVAGYTANEAASQYICLDEHSETLIGGQRSDYGKLFFPVKAVCGALACPPYHNDRYLTCVVCTK is encoded by the exons ATGGTGGTCTGGATTTTACTAATAGTATTCCTTACACGAGCAATTGCGGAGAAAAGGATTTTACTGAACGATCCAAACTTAGTTCAGTCGCAGATTCATGCGCTTGAGAGAAAGATGGAGGATGTGGTTACTAAAAACTCTGATCTGGCCGCCAAATACAACGATTTGTTCGCTAAATACAACGATCTGTCCACTAAATACACAGATCAGTCCCTCCAGTTCACGGATTTGTCTGCGAAATACAGTACTCTGCTAACTAAAACCAACG ctgGTGGAATTTTTGTGCGATGGGGACGAAAAGATTGCCCTGGCAACAATACAGAATTGGTTTATTCAG GGTTTGCTGGAGGTTCATATTATCGTCACAATGGAGCCGCCGCCGAGTTCGTTTGTCTGCCACCTGACCCAGATCTCACTACAAAGTATACTTCTagttatgcatacatgtatgggTCAGAATATTATTCGAATGAGTTTGGTCATGATGGGGGCAATGACCTTCCATGCAGCGTTTGCCGGAGCACAGTACAGTCAAGCGTTCTGATGATTCCAGCTAAATCTTCCTGTTACGATGGCTGGAGCATGCAGTACCAGGGAGACCTTGTGGCAGGATATACTGCTAATGAAGCAGCAAGTCAGTATATATGTTTAGACGAACATTCTGAAACCTTGATTGGAGGGCAACGTAGTGACTATGGAAAACTGTTTTTTCCCGTTAAAGCAGTGTGCGGAGCCTTGGCCTGCCCACCATATCACAATGACAGATACCTTACTTGTGTTGTCTGTACCAAATGA